From Cherax quadricarinatus isolate ZL_2023a chromosome 69, ASM3850222v1, whole genome shotgun sequence, the proteins below share one genomic window:
- the LOC128701871 gene encoding uncharacterized protein isoform X2: MAALGSLLLTLLLLVLVLSQDLKRKWRKERLKKLWLSSDVSSGALSDNASNLRSRNQDFFKPSRPLYGNSSEPKNVQWKSLRNDQLDFAESLLKRKVSSASNSRKAVTLICQITSGPHYNPSQATEATTLRSRDPTTTVPVQSTFQPNETVTLQSFDSVTFLSSDPITFVSSDTNTSYAEPINSQTPLETATFPSSETSTLPLSEATTEESTNSVIFPSTESIDFQSSEPTISPTQEALTSSPTYTLTCHLARPDTKPARFKPSVGAAGNFQPRLRLRSKPSLAKFQPSDDIALEPDSSQQQTRLDSQSKLAKFQPTDDDALEHDSSQQQVRLDSQAKLATSQPSEDAAALPEPESFQPRARVNLKSKFAQFHPSDDVVSWADPVSFQPRSATPPDEEIPTPRCDYLKFHPRHSMLLENNTKCNIQKRGVSLQEKKQILMLHNTHRAKVARGDEQLGNPGPQPPAANMGVLVWNDELAEVAQAWANQCRLSYDGFDERRICSRKYIVGQNLYFKLAGNLSASWPEVIHHWYLEVANLPSTFVDSFRVNSSTKKFTSYTKMIWGETREVGCGAVYYLQREVQVSHLYVCNYGPSGNTIGDPIYEVGPPATACSSGVPSTTYKGLCDVSTSH, translated from the exons ATGGCTGCTCTTGGATCTTTGTTGCTGACACTGCTTCTACTTGTTCTGGTGCTCTCGCAAG ATCTAAAAAGAAAGTGGAGGAAGGAGAGACTAAAGAAACTATGGTTATCCAGTGACGTATCATCAGGTGCTCTCTCGGACAATGCGTCAAACCTACGGTCAAGAAACCAGGATTTCTTCAAGCCTTCGAGGCCACTGTACGGTAACTCTTCTGAGCCGAAGAACGTACAGTGGAAGTCGCTCAGGAATGATCAGTTGGATTTTGCTGAATCTTTGCTTAAACGAAAAGTATCATCTGCAAGCAACAGTAGGAAGGCAGTCACGCTAATATGTCAAATAACAAGTGGGCCCCATTATAACCCATCTCAGGCTACAGAGGCAACAACCTTAAGGTCGAGAGACCCAACAACTACAGTGCCAGTACAGTCAACTTTCCAGCCAAATGAAACAGTGACTCTTCAGTCTTTCGATTCAGTGACTTTCCTCTCATCAGACCCCATAACATTTGTGTCATCAGACACAAACACTTCCTACGCAGAGCCAATCAATTCCCAGACACCATTAGAAACAGCTACTTTCCCATCATCAGAAACATCTACATTGCCTTTATCAGAAGCAACAACTGAGGAATCAACAAActcggtaatttttccatcaACGGAATCAATAGATTTCCAGTCCTCAGAACCAACCATTTCCCCAACACAAGAAGCACTCACCTCCAGTCCAACATATACACTGACATGCCACCTTGCCAGGCCTGACACAAAGCCCGCCAGATTCAAGCCATCAGTGGGAGCTGCTGGCAATTTCCAACCGCGACTACGATTACGCTCAAAGCCCAGTCTTGCCAAGTTCCAGCCATCAGATGATATTGCTTTAGAACCTGACAGTTCCCAGCAACAAACAAGATTAGACTCACAATCGAAGCTTGCCAAGTTCCAGCCAACAGATGATGACGCCTTAGAACATGACAGTTCTCAGCAACAAGTACGATTAGACTCACAAGCGAAGCTTGCCACGTCTCAGCCATCAGAGGATGCCGCAGCGTTGCCAGAACCTGAAAGTTTCCAACCACGAGCACGTGTAAACTTGAAATCTAAATTTGCCCAATTCCATCCATCAGATGACGTCGTCTCATGGGCAGATCCTGTAAGCTTCCAGCCACGGTCCGCCACACCGCCTGATGAGGAGATCCCTACACCACGATGCGACTACTTGAAGTTCCACCCTCGGCACAGTATGTTGCTGGAAAACAATACGAAGTGTAACATCCAGAAGAGAGGAGTGTCTCTGCAGGAGAAGAAACAGATCTTAATGTTACACAACACCCACAGAGCCAAG GTGGCAAGAGGAGACGAACAGCTGGGTAACCCGGGTCCCCAGCCACCGGCTGCCAACATGGGTGTTTTGGTGTGGAACGACGAACTGGCCGAAGTTGCTCAG gcCTGGGCTAATCAGTGTCGTCTGTCCTACGATGGTTTTGACGAACGACGTATCTGCTCACGGAAGTACATCGTGGGACAGAACTTGTACTTTAAATTAGCAGGGAACCTTTCTGCG AGCTGGCCAGAAGTCATCCATCATTGGTACCTGGAAGTGGCTAACTTACCCAGCACCTTCGTTGACAGCTTCCGAGTCAACTCCTCGACTAAGAAGTTCACCAGCTACACCAAG ATGATCTGGGGCGAGACACGAGAGGTGGGGTGTGGTGCTGTCTACTACCTTCAGCGTGAAGTACAAGTAAGCCACCTTTATGTGTGCAATTACGGACCCTCTGGCAACACCATAGGGGACCCTATTTACGAGGTGGGGCCCCCAGCCACGGCCTGCAGCAGCGGTGTTCCATCCACCACCTATAAGGGTCTCTGTGATGTATCTACCAGTCATTAA
- the LOC128701871 gene encoding uncharacterized protein isoform X1 produces MAALGSLLLTLLLLVLVLSQEDLKRKWRKERLKKLWLSSDVSSGALSDNASNLRSRNQDFFKPSRPLYGNSSEPKNVQWKSLRNDQLDFAESLLKRKVSSASNSRKAVTLICQITSGPHYNPSQATEATTLRSRDPTTTVPVQSTFQPNETVTLQSFDSVTFLSSDPITFVSSDTNTSYAEPINSQTPLETATFPSSETSTLPLSEATTEESTNSVIFPSTESIDFQSSEPTISPTQEALTSSPTYTLTCHLARPDTKPARFKPSVGAAGNFQPRLRLRSKPSLAKFQPSDDIALEPDSSQQQTRLDSQSKLAKFQPTDDDALEHDSSQQQVRLDSQAKLATSQPSEDAAALPEPESFQPRARVNLKSKFAQFHPSDDVVSWADPVSFQPRSATPPDEEIPTPRCDYLKFHPRHSMLLENNTKCNIQKRGVSLQEKKQILMLHNTHRAKVARGDEQLGNPGPQPPAANMGVLVWNDELAEVAQAWANQCRLSYDGFDERRICSRKYIVGQNLYFKLAGNLSASWPEVIHHWYLEVANLPSTFVDSFRVNSSTKKFTSYTKMIWGETREVGCGAVYYLQREVQVSHLYVCNYGPSGNTIGDPIYEVGPPATACSSGVPSTTYKGLCDVSTSH; encoded by the exons ATGGCTGCTCTTGGATCTTTGTTGCTGACACTGCTTCTACTTGTTCTGGTGCTCTCGCAAG AAGATCTAAAAAGAAAGTGGAGGAAGGAGAGACTAAAGAAACTATGGTTATCCAGTGACGTATCATCAGGTGCTCTCTCGGACAATGCGTCAAACCTACGGTCAAGAAACCAGGATTTCTTCAAGCCTTCGAGGCCACTGTACGGTAACTCTTCTGAGCCGAAGAACGTACAGTGGAAGTCGCTCAGGAATGATCAGTTGGATTTTGCTGAATCTTTGCTTAAACGAAAAGTATCATCTGCAAGCAACAGTAGGAAGGCAGTCACGCTAATATGTCAAATAACAAGTGGGCCCCATTATAACCCATCTCAGGCTACAGAGGCAACAACCTTAAGGTCGAGAGACCCAACAACTACAGTGCCAGTACAGTCAACTTTCCAGCCAAATGAAACAGTGACTCTTCAGTCTTTCGATTCAGTGACTTTCCTCTCATCAGACCCCATAACATTTGTGTCATCAGACACAAACACTTCCTACGCAGAGCCAATCAATTCCCAGACACCATTAGAAACAGCTACTTTCCCATCATCAGAAACATCTACATTGCCTTTATCAGAAGCAACAACTGAGGAATCAACAAActcggtaatttttccatcaACGGAATCAATAGATTTCCAGTCCTCAGAACCAACCATTTCCCCAACACAAGAAGCACTCACCTCCAGTCCAACATATACACTGACATGCCACCTTGCCAGGCCTGACACAAAGCCCGCCAGATTCAAGCCATCAGTGGGAGCTGCTGGCAATTTCCAACCGCGACTACGATTACGCTCAAAGCCCAGTCTTGCCAAGTTCCAGCCATCAGATGATATTGCTTTAGAACCTGACAGTTCCCAGCAACAAACAAGATTAGACTCACAATCGAAGCTTGCCAAGTTCCAGCCAACAGATGATGACGCCTTAGAACATGACAGTTCTCAGCAACAAGTACGATTAGACTCACAAGCGAAGCTTGCCACGTCTCAGCCATCAGAGGATGCCGCAGCGTTGCCAGAACCTGAAAGTTTCCAACCACGAGCACGTGTAAACTTGAAATCTAAATTTGCCCAATTCCATCCATCAGATGACGTCGTCTCATGGGCAGATCCTGTAAGCTTCCAGCCACGGTCCGCCACACCGCCTGATGAGGAGATCCCTACACCACGATGCGACTACTTGAAGTTCCACCCTCGGCACAGTATGTTGCTGGAAAACAATACGAAGTGTAACATCCAGAAGAGAGGAGTGTCTCTGCAGGAGAAGAAACAGATCTTAATGTTACACAACACCCACAGAGCCAAG GTGGCAAGAGGAGACGAACAGCTGGGTAACCCGGGTCCCCAGCCACCGGCTGCCAACATGGGTGTTTTGGTGTGGAACGACGAACTGGCCGAAGTTGCTCAG gcCTGGGCTAATCAGTGTCGTCTGTCCTACGATGGTTTTGACGAACGACGTATCTGCTCACGGAAGTACATCGTGGGACAGAACTTGTACTTTAAATTAGCAGGGAACCTTTCTGCG AGCTGGCCAGAAGTCATCCATCATTGGTACCTGGAAGTGGCTAACTTACCCAGCACCTTCGTTGACAGCTTCCGAGTCAACTCCTCGACTAAGAAGTTCACCAGCTACACCAAG ATGATCTGGGGCGAGACACGAGAGGTGGGGTGTGGTGCTGTCTACTACCTTCAGCGTGAAGTACAAGTAAGCCACCTTTATGTGTGCAATTACGGACCCTCTGGCAACACCATAGGGGACCCTATTTACGAGGTGGGGCCCCCAGCCACGGCCTGCAGCAGCGGTGTTCCATCCACCACCTATAAGGGTCTCTGTGATGTATCTACCAGTCATTAA